Genomic DNA from Schistosoma haematobium chromosome 1, whole genome shotgun sequence:
TCAGTTGTTAATTAGCAGCATAACAAGTCGTTTTAAGATATCTGCTTAGTCGACATGTTAAAATCTCATCCTGTATCACCTTTTAAATAAcgtattaaatataaatattttttgaacTGTTAGGTCTAACTATTTATTGTCTTATTAAATTACTAGGTTATTCATTTTGTAGTTTGTTTGACTCATTTTTTGTAATTTCCacagaagaaaaagagaaaacttTCACCTACTAATCACATAAATCTTAGTTAGAAATAGTCTAAATCGACACCACTGATAAATACTCCCAACTTAATTCCTTTAGTTTTAATTTGGTGATTACACTTGGTATAGTTGATACTTAAAAGTTACAATTCTCTATAATATGTTAGATCTGACTGTCAACGAATGTTAGTCAGGAGAAATTACATTTCATAAGGCTCTTTTGCATAAATTTTAGTTGCATCTGATTGATATATAGTAGTAATATATACAGGATTTGTTCTGTATATTCCTACATTTCTCCCTTACAATCTAAGAATTATATTTCAGaatttaatgtgaataaattgAGTTAATTATAAGTGTTCCTCTCATCTTTGCAACTATTTCATAGTGTTGTTCCATATCATGACAATTCTAGTTGAAGACAATCATCAAGAAACCTTGTTTGACTTTAGTTTTCTACCAGTTGGCATACCTCATTAGAGCCTATCTACATTCTTTCAAAGACCGTTACTTGCTTGCATAGTGATTCTAAGGGCGACAAAATGTAACAAGATACTAAAACTTTATTATAAACGAAAATTAATTGTGAATTAtgctcagaaggggttttgtgtataGTATCGAAATTTCAATGGTtcagataatgagtcaattgaagctagaccatcatggaaaacctgaaagcactggacagccatttcgtcccattgtgggactcctcagcagtgcgcatccaccatcccgccccccgcgagattcaagtcccgtactaggacgaaacagtcgttcagtgcttccaggtcttccatgatggtctaacttcaattaactcatgatttcaactattactTATGCCTTAATAacaatatataaaaacaaaacattgtATTCATTTTATCAAAACATTTAGATAATTCAATAACAAAGTGTTTCAATTTAATATATCTTTATATATATCACGTGATAGTCCAAGATTGTCCATTTCTAACTTACTAAATAACAGACAACCATATGTATCTAGTCCATAATAGAGTGATTTTTCTAACTGATAAACAATTTGAATTGTAAACATCAGTTGTCatctaaaacaaaatgaataatttaccaATGTTCtattatgttttaaaatgaacaaaactATTTCTAagtgttaatgtttatttaCCTGATTACCAGAGTAAATAATTAGAATTcatttaaagataaataaagATCCTTCAAGAAAGTacctttttttgtttaatttaacGGTAATATTCGCTGAATAtcgatgaattcattgtatttcgttACTTTGTCTTTAATTACATACAATCTAATATGTTTACTTATTTCCATAAGATACATATAATATCGGAAGACGAATAGTTGTAGtatcggttattatgttaaacccatataccttattctagcattcggacagcccattcggTTCATTCTACTtaagtcacattctgaccttgttatttattcgcttatcaatcttgactgtttttatatgagtgcgttggtgtgtgtacacttcctATCCCACTACTCATCACATGtatgtaacttacttttgtgtaactatcaatactgattaacgcttggttaaaggggagttggcttaccagccatcttcACTGTGCatcgtttctcttctctttattccattcgctttatatacgaAATacatgtattcacaagtccattctggTTATTTGACTTGTCTAATTCCTTTATTGACTGACGTGATTTAATTCGATGATTATAAACGAGGAttggcgataacaaacattcattacgATCGAACTcaagtcagatctcgggccactaaatggtcaatcaataatgaattaGTTATGTGTAATATGGAAGAAGCTGAGAATTAAGCATTTAAAGGGATTTTCTTTATAATTACCTAAGTTAATAGTTCTAGAATCTTAAAATGGTTTTATTACACAATATAACAAAAAAAGTCCAGGAATGTAGATAAGAAATGGGGATGTGTGAATTAACTATACTAGATGATGATCACAATTACAATTACGTAACGGAATTGTTTCAATACTCTCAAACTATTTATCAACTTGAGTAATTATATGAAGGGTCACTTTAAAAGCTTAATTTTCAAATTCTTTCATACTGCACATAACTTATTCGTTATTGATTGACAATTCGTATTTTTTTAGATTGAACATTATAGTAATAACTggaaataattgaacaaatcaGTTTGTACAAGGCAACGAAATACTAATATTATCGGTCTTACTTTATTTAATGTTGGAGCCAGATGGTTTGTTCATTGATCTTTCATTGTTCTCCTGAACGatattatcagcacaaacttgtCATTAATTACCTTTATTGATTGATCAATAAACACaatgaaatcgatccaatttatcaactaaTCAGACAAATATAAGATcaagaatcaaatcaatgaGAGATGAAATCAGAATAAAAAAGTAAgcaatgacaggttaaaggtcaataataaacaatcatGATCGAAGTCTACAGGGCAAGCTGTGAGtcatatatggagaaattcggaCACTTCACTACTACTTGGAacttgtgctgatgatgtcgttcagaggaacaatgaaagctccatgaccaaaccatccagctcagcgaacaaaaccccatcaaaatagaaaataagtaTATGAAGTAGTTTGATTTGTATCTGAATGTCTTCTGTCATTTAAACCACCTTCGACAACTCCCCCTTAGCATTATTGTTGAGAATAACAGGTGATATTTAACCTTATGTTTTGCTCAGATTTGATGAACTAGGATAGACTGTTAACTCACGGGAATATATTTACAAGCAAAGTGAACCAAATTTCTAGAACAACAGCAAGATAATTCCATGCCTAATTTGTTTGTTATTCAAAGGTATACGATAGTCGTTACTTTGAAACAAAATCAAACTTAACGAATAAAAACGTTGCATTATCAAACAAAAGCATAAAAATTTTATGCGCTTGTCAGGATTATGATTCAAGCGTATGAATCAACAGATAATACTACTCGTACAGGGGATTTAACTAGAAATAAAATAAGGTTATCCCTATGTTTATAGAATCTTCATTGGTAAAGACAGTATTTTCTCAAAGCATTTGACTTTCgaaatttgaaaaatataagTGATTAATGTTTTAAATAAGAACAATTATAATTCGGAATTCAAatacacaaaataataatagtagtagtacgTATTCAGATGATATTTAAACTTATTACGAAAACTCGAGGTAGATTCTAACTCAACGAATCGGTTACATCTGATTCCCTAAACCAAGAGATTGTGTTATTATTAAAAAAGCAATGTCACTTAaatgaatcttcaatctatatgTTTCCCAGTAATACACAGCTGTAAAACTATAACAGGCTCAGTTAAGAAGGGAATTTGCCCTTCAAATAAGTGAATGTGAATAAATTTACAGTATGTTCAACAAACACCACATAACTTTGCCaaatgagtaataataattaatataaccAATATTTTAATCAGCCTTTTCAGTATAAACAGTATATCGACAAGTAATACAGGTTTTATAGACCAAAAAGAAGAAATTATGCAGAGGTTGAGGAAATGGACTGATACGATTGTTGCACATTAACATTTCATTGAGTTCAGGATGCGTGTGAAATAATGCATAAAAGAAAATTGTTGAATGTAAAGTAGCTACTGAATATAATTAAGTAGCATGATTAAGCACACAAAATTGGTAGAGAGGAAAATAATGTTATGACTTTGCAGTCAATTCAGTGCAGTTTTTCAACGAGTCGTTTGTAAAGCCAACAGATATTGAACACGTAGTTTATAAAGCCTAAATAGTAGCCTTTATTTTATTGTAGCTGTGTGTCATCAAATGGTTAGAAAGTTGTAGTAATACTCCCTGCAACCACTTTTGTTTTTATCTCCATTACATAATTTTATCTGGGAtagttttattaacttacttattgATGTCGTGTTATAAATGGGAAAGTTATTCGCTTCAACTAAACTTTTATGTAGGTAGTGTGgactatttatttaaacgtGTTACAGATTCATATGAATATCAAAAGAGTGGCAATTCTCatatgaaaacaattttcaTCTGAGCTCGTTTTGATATTATTTGTAACTGGTCACGTAATTTTTACAGTGACCACGTTATCGTTATTTCAGGTAGCAAAATGTGCTAGCTACTGTGAAATCACCCTATATCTGCGGCCCTCTTCACAAGAGTTCATAAATTTTTAGATATACATTCCGTAAAGTGATTTCGCACTTATTTAGTTTTTATGCACATCAGTGTCGAACCCGGATAAACTTAGTTTATAAATTCAAAAAGACTATATCACTCTCTTAACTACCTTATAATAATTGccattaaacaaaatatttataattttaccaGAAATATCACATACATAGTATAATCTGGTACATAGGGATTTTAAAGTTCATTACAAATGCCGTATCTATTGAATGTTCTTTGaatgttttgtcttatttattttttctaaagTTCTTCACCTTGAACTTCCCGGTCCTATACATTTAGAGGAAACGAAAGAACTAATACAATTTTCCAAAGGTAATCCAGCTCTCTGTGCTCAAGTTGAAGTAGGTACCATCAACAATgatagtagtagcagtagtagtacgAGTACTACTACATGGAATTCAATACATTTTTCATCAAATTATTCACCTtatatcattataaataaaaatatattccaTTCTGAAACAAACAACCGATATATAGAGTTAAGTAATTGTAAACCATTATCATGGGATCACTATACAGAAATTCCAATCacattacaaaataaatttcattttcgaGCAAGATATTGTATTTATGGATATAGCACAATGTGTACAGAATATATCAAACCGATCAAAGGTAAGATTGAATTTGAAAGTTTGGTATTtctgtttttgaaaaaaattacctTTAGAATATATTATGGAAAAGATATTCTTTTAGTTAAACTTAACATACAGTATTGGTTCAGAGTTCTGTTTGATAGTTTATCCATGACAATATTTACCTCATCCTACATGAGTGAAAAAAAGTAAACTTATTAACAAACTGTATGCATCTTCACGAATTAAGACAAGATAAACATTCAGAATTAAAACGTGTGAACTAAGTAAACTGGTGCAATCTACTTTCTTCTACACTCATTTGTAGCTTGCCAAATATGGTAACTACTTTAAATAACTTCAAGGCTGTTTAAACTTAGTAATTTGTACACGATCGTTTTAATGAAGATCAACGGATGATCCGTGCTAAAGTGTCCCGAAATAGAATGGACACATATTGACAGTACTACCTAATTTTCATTAGTTTTTCAGTTGATATCAATGTGGAAATAAAGTTACGTTAAAACCTAGTCATAATTATTCACTTGGATGATAAACTTACTAAAGTAAATGCCTTGAAAATTGTTGCTTCCAACGTAAAAGTTTAATACTATTCCATCGATTTTCTTTTTTCATCTGGAAATAAATTCGCTTCAACAAAGATTTtgctttaatagttgaatttataagtcaattaaagctagaccaccatgagaaacctagaagcactagacggccgtttcatcctagtgtgggactcctcagctgtctAATGAATAATACAGATGATTTAGATTGATATTTGAGTTGACAGAATGGTAGACGAGTTCTGTGATGTGTTCAAGCTACCGACCACTTCCTTACAGCTACTGATAAACTTGTTCCCAGTTCAAACAAGATATTGTCTCAGTAGATCAATGATTTTCCTAATGGTTAACACTGAAAATACATACTGGTTGGGACATGCATACCATTATGCAGCTCGGAGAAAAGATTCAGATATTATTTACGACACAGAGTGTATTATCATAATCAAGGCTTGATATTGTTTAAATTATCAATGTTTTGTTTGATTACATAATGGAACACTTCAGTGGTGACAGCTGAGCATTTAAAGACAACCTTTGATCTTTTGCTAACTAGATGGAGTCTAAGATAAATTCATCACTTCCAGCTAAATTCACGTATCTTATATGTGAGAACGCATAATTAGCACATTTGTTGTGATATCACACTTCTGACTAGTTCTAGAACTCTAGCTATGATGATGTTCATTTTGCTTGAATTGATCGATGAGAACCAGGACTATCGAACGTTGTCCACGacatatttatttgaattaatagtaataatcatgcGAAAACTGACGATTATTTCAAGAATGAACAAATTAACTATCCATTAATTCTAATATTTCATGTCGTTTTCAAATGAAGCAGGCCTAGAACTACCGTAATACCCCTTGAAATTGTGTATAATTATTCGTTCTTTCAGTTCGAGTTTTAGTTCTATCAAAACCTTTTCAGGAAAGTTAAAGTATCAGTCGTATAACATCTCAAATATCTCAATTTCCATGTGAATGTTTTTTATAAGGTGCagctaaataataatataaagttaGGAATAACAAGACACCTCTCTTGTCCTTGACAGTAAATAATCTTTGCCGAAAACAAAGTTTATGTACACATAGTTAAATATTTACTTAGTAATTTTAATCAACATTCATTCGACATCATTAGAAAGGCAGAGCTTTAACCACTACATCGTCATTTCCTCGATATTTTGTAATTAAGTTGCTGTACAGTTTGAAGATTATAAACCTTGGCAACAGGGCTTCACAATGATTTACCCATTAGCTAGAAATAATCAGTCCCTAATGGTAAGGAGTTTCTTTAACGgatgaattgattttttttagaaatcactttatcatattatttcttGACAGCATCAAAAAACCATTCCTATTCTATTTAATATCAATTTTTCGAaaacataatgataaaaatttgACGAGTAGTGTTTTTCATagattgaaatcgtgagtcaattaaagctagaccaccaaggaaaacctggaagcactggacagccgttttgttctagtgcgggactcctcagcagcgcgcatccacgttgtgagatatcagctcactgatgacagtggtatacggtagcgcaacttcgtggattggttgaagttagacattaacaccgttggatgctggccagctcagtggtctagttggttaagcgcatggcgcgagactgataggtcctgagttcggatCTCGTcgggtgcgggattgtggatgcgcactgctgaggagtcccatactgggacgaaacggccgtccagtgcatccaggttttccgtggtggtctagcttccattgactcatgatttcgatctGTAAAATTTCTTCtgattagtgttttttttactgAAATAGCTGAATACATCTTAAAATTATAATCtctgttgatttatttattttttggaCTTTTTTGTTTTTCGTAACAGATATTTCAATGCACATAGTCATTGTAGCTGCTCTACTGTGTATTACATTAGTAGTATCATTAAGTAGTATGTTTGTTTATCTTATGTGCAAGCATATGAAAAAAGATTACATTTAGTTGATAACaataatatcaaaataaatcaaatcatcAACCTAATCACCAGCCAACGTTTATATAATAATCAACATAGTATTTATCATAAAACTGAATGAATATCATTACTGCTTATGAACTTATTAAATTTCAAGCATTTGCTGGTTTAATACAATTTGGCTAATTAACTTGACCAGTTTATTTTAGTATTGATGAATATGATACGAAATTGGACAATTTATACAATAAACTAATGACTTCCTAGCAAATCAGTTTACTATGAATTACGGTTGAAAGTTGAAAAATATTCCATTCCTTTtgtgtaaaaaaaattaatcgtcttcaattgttttgttttgttttgttttgtatcTTAACACAGAACGTCTTGTATTTATTACCTTTAATTTCATTAGCAATATTGATGTCATTTCAACGTGAGCTAATTAGAGATTATGTTGTTAATTTGATATGATTTCATATTAAAAACATTTGCTGATGTCGACTGTTTGTTGTAGTTAAATGAAATGACTTAAATAGTGGGGTTTTAACACCATTtagtagaaaaaaatatattcaaaatcAAGGGAAATCatttttcaacagttgagatcatgagtcacttgaagttagaccaccatggaaaacctggaaacactggacggcagtttcgtttcattgtggaactcctcagcagtgcatatccacgaccccgcctagcgggattcgaacccaggacttatcagtctcgcgccaggcaagTGTAGCTAGAACAAACAATTTGcagtataaaatgaatttaattgagTTTGgttcctttttttttcttcaaaacgAGCTAAGAAATTTATTACCAttattctgtacaaaaatgGTTCAATTCTAACTCGATAAACAGTAATTGAGATAAACTGATGGATTTTGGCATAAAACTGTGAAATGATGGAATAACTGAATGAGGGGTATTTAAGAAAGAAACGTAGACTGTGGGATAATTAAATTGTCTTCTTAGCTTcagtaaacggaatacacccattaagaaATTAAATAAGAATGATTAGCTCAGCGAAGAGTCCTCTtttcggtgaattcattttcaaagcggTACAAtggtaaatatatatacttttt
This window encodes:
- the IGCM-1_1 gene encoding CD80-like C2-set immunoglobulin domain, variant 2 (EggNog:ENOG410WI7J~COG:T), with protein sequence MILWFKTHLHLNKADSWSSTEVENYELSLMPNHLYTVTISRINKHGKSKPSKPLAFRTKFLHLELPGPIHLEETKELIQFSKGNPALCAQVEVGTINNDSSSSSSTSTTTWNSIHFSSNYSPYIIINKNIFHSETNNRYIELSNCKPLSWDHYTEIPITLQNKFHFRARYCIYGYSTMCTEYIKPIKDISMHIVIVAALLCITLVVSLSSMFVYLMCKHMKKDYI